Below is a window of Gossypium hirsutum isolate 1008001.06 chromosome A12, Gossypium_hirsutum_v2.1, whole genome shotgun sequence DNA.
CGAGTTTGCAGCCAAGTGAGGAGAATGCATGTCTTATGATGGTATATTATCATTATGCTTCCTTGGTTTAATATGCCCTCCACTTAGGTTCACCATGTGAGTGGGAAATATAAGACTGTATATCATCAACTTTTACCGTGGGATTGAGTGTAATCTTTTCATGGGGGAACCGGGATAGATGACTAGATTCCGATTGTGTATATACCGGAAGTTCCAAAACCTTTATTATTATACCACTTGACTTTTCATTTTTTACCTACACTACAGGATTAGATAAAAACTGATAAAATAGTAGTAGTGGGAAGTAGAGCAGGGGGTATTTTCAGAGCTGTATCACTGGATCTTCCTCAAATATTGTCCCTGAAGTGCCTTACAATGGCTGCCTTGTTGTTTTcttaagaaaattttgttcatttctCATATGTTCTCTTACACACCCCTGAAATTACCTTTTGTTCTTCTCTTCCAATAGGGTGTAACACACATATGTGTACATATATGATACTATGTTCTATAATGTTAGCATgttagattttcttatttttcataaatttaacaaattttcatatatatataaaatagcaaGGACAGGCACCGAAAGAGAGAAAAGGAGGTGAGCCAGCTAATGTGCATTGGCGATCTCAAATTCTAAAAATACCCTTTTGGAGCCGTATCGATTGACTTCTCCATGTCTCTTTCCACTCAAATCCCAGTCTTTCACCAGCTCACCAattttctcctctctttttttttttttaaaaaaatattcttacTATTATCACATATTTGAGGAAAAGCAAAATTTCTTACAAAAAGCTCCCAATCAACGGAAATTTAGAGAGGAAAAACGCGTGCGTAGCCAAAgaacaaaagagaaaaatgaaagaCACGCTTAATTAGAAATTTTCTCTCCTATTTCTTCGTTCCCTTAATTAAACACAAATTCCCATTTTTTCCCGCtgaaggtaaatttttttatttttatctttttaattctttttgtcTTTGATTTCTTCGTTCAGTACTTTCTCATTCTTTCATTTGTTTGGAACCCCCGGTTTCGCTGCTCTAACTCAGAGCGATTCCGGGTTtcctcttattattttatttttttctgattGAATTAAATAGTTAGAAATCGaagttctttcttttttctctttggtTAAATTTGTAGAAATTATGAGTGATCACCTGGTTTTGGGTGTCGACCGTCTGATGAAGCCGGAGGAGTCGGATGCTGGTCCCTCAACGGAGGTTCCGGGGTCGTCGTGCTTGTTGGAGTCTAAGGAGAAGGGGGTTGTCAacggagaggaggaggaggagccGCTGATTCAGTCGGCGGAGTGCCGCATTTGCCAGGATGAAGATTCCATTAAGAATCTTGAGACTCCATGTGCCTGCAGTGGCAGCCTCAaggtattattattaaatatatatatattttgtttaacttgcatttcttttctttttcacgaaaAAAAGTTCGATCAAGAACATTTTTTCCCGAAATAGAAAGTGCATTATCTAAAGCTTTCTTCACGATTTAGTTTCAGTTTAATGAACCTCATAAAATTATGCATATTTCGCCATGATCAGTAATTGCTTTGGTATTTCTTAAATACTACATGAAACAAGATTTATGAGAGTCATTTGTTGAATTCTATATGTTTCAAATTGCAGTATGCACATAGAAAATGCGTGCAGCATTGGTGCAACGAGAAAGGCAATATAAAGTGCGAGATATGTCATCAGGTATGTACTTGCTTTAGCATCCCCTATCAATTTCGTTATTTTGTTTAGTAACATTCATCGATTACTGCACCTTGGTTTCATCCCTTTTCATTTGAACTAGCAAAAGTTTAGGCCTTTTGTGCAAGGAATGGCAAGTTTGAGGATTCCGAAGTAGTTACATGAGTGTGGAAGAGGGTGAAATCGATGGCTTTTATGAAGAATTTTTATTAGCCTTTTGATTTATGGGAAAAACCCTTATCTTTTGAGCCCCGGCTTATCATGTATGTTGCTTTTCAGAATTTATCACAGCTGTGGTTGGATTTAAGCAACCTTGGGGTCAGATACATTTAGGCATTTAACTGCTGCTGATGCCTTGTTAAATTCTTAGTTCATGCTTAGTGCTATTCATATTTGGTTATGTCTCCTTGCTGAGGTAGTCTGTCCTTTCTGTTTGCCTTGCAGCCTTATGAACCAGGTTACACTGCTCTACCTCGCACCCAAACTGAAGAAACCTCTATCGATATTGGGCAAGTTTGATGGCCTCACATGTTTTTTGCAGATGACACTGACAACTACTCTGTATGATCTGTTTGGAAGATACCATCTTATTAATTTCTATATCTGTCTTGTAGTGGAGTCTGGACAATCTCTGGCACCCCACTGGACTTGCGTGATCCGCGCCTCTTAGCCATTGCAGAGGCAGAACGGCAGTTTTTGGAAACCGAATATGATGAATATGCTGCATCAAATGCCAGTGGAGCTGCTTTTTGCCGTTCAGCTGCACTAATTGTAAGCTTTTAGTTATGAAGCTCCTCGACACATTCAATTTATAATCATGTTTAACATGCTTGTTTAAGTGAGTTTAACATTAATTCCTGAAAATTGGACTATTATCATttctatttattaatatataaactaTGCCTGAAGGAAATATATTGATGAATTAATTTGGACAAAGGATTTTACAGCATTTAACTCGATGACCTTCAGTTTTGTACTTGACCATTTAATTAAGACTTCATTTTTAAAGTGATTAATattattcttttcttcatttttatcAGTTAATGGGACTTCTGCTATTGCGCCATGCATTGAATGTTCCCGATCCCGACTCAGATGAAGATTTGTCTACTTTCTTCTCCGTAAGTTTTGCCAAAAGCTCGCATAGCATTTCTCAGTCATCCATATTAAAGTCATCATCCCATTGGAGCCATTTCTTCTTAAATTGCTTTGTTTCATGTTTCAGCTTTTCTTTATTCGTGCTGCTGTATTTCTCTTGCCATGCTACATTATGGCCTGGGCCATGAGTATATTACAGCAACGAAGGCAAAGACAGGTTATTTTATCATTACTTCCTACTTTCAATTTGAAAACcactttttttatttctctcCCCGGGGAAGCCTGGAAAGCATCAAGTTAAACAAAAGGCTACATCACAGACATGGTTTTTATACTTCAGTTGATATTGTATTGTATCCATATCAGGAAGTGGCAGCGGCTGCAACACAGGTTGCTTTTGTGCTACAATCCGGGCAACATAGGGGTATGCATTTTACCATTGCATCAGGACCCCAGCAGGTAAGCGTTTGAAGCGCGAAGCTCTGCACTGCCATTATATTGCTAGTTGATGAACACTGATGACTGTTCCGCTCATTTGCCCTATCACTGAACTTGAAAATCTTTGAACTTTTTATTCCACGAATTGTTGGTGGACAGAGCTTTGGAGCTCTACTGATTTCTGTTTCAATGAATCGCTATGGGTGACTCAGTCATGTTCATATCTTGTGCCCATCATTGTGTCTTGTATGTGAACTTCACACATTCTCCCCATCTagattttcaatttctgttgatTGGATTGCAAGAAACTGGTCGCCATATGTTATTGTTTATtcattctattatttatttttaattttcgtgtttgacatttgtatccgatataTCAGATATTGTACTAGTATCATCTATCAAATCTATGAAATTTTCTATCAGTGTTGAGAGAGATTTGTATTTGGCACTTGTTGAAATCCGGATGGTTTGAGTTGTATGGGGATGTTGGGAGgaataaaagaaagaagtaaACAAATGGTGTTTATGAATCTAAATTATTTACCTCATTAAAGCAAAAGTGGTGAAATTCGAATACCATTTGGGAATCGTTAAAATCTGAAATGCGAGTCCCACTACAGACGCCACTAAACTAGTTGGTCACATCAATGGATGCCAATACTTGGtggtattctttttctttttttataaagaaaagaGCATATATTCTCGACCAGACTTGATCATGATCTATATGGGAACAACCTTAAAAGTAAAGCCAGTTAAAGATTCTGCCTTTAACTTGTGTTTTTGGTAACATTCCATTTTGTGGTCTCTGCCAAGTGAAAACATATGCATGTCTCAGATTGGAACTCTGAGACATAAATATTTGTTGTTAGTCTAAAAAAAAGGGTTCAAAAGCTTTTGCTCAGGTATGTATTTAAGACGATGAAGTAAGCGTTAAATTACTAGATCATATACATATGCAATGCTTGTTAGATGCAGATTTCAAAATATAGTCGAAAAGGAATTGgatataaaaagaaaattggaagattGGGATTTGGGAAATGTAAGAAATAGAAATTAGAAGAAATAGAGTGACTTTAGCTTTCTTTAATACTTTGGGTGGGAGTTGGGTCAGGGATTCAGTGGAGGGTCTCATTTGCACAAAGACCATCGACGCTGGCAGTGGCTACACTGCCTCATCATCAAGCGGAATGGGCCCCTTTTGCCTTTGGtttaaatcaaagtttaaaaGTATCTACTTTTAGACCAACCTCGACAATCTACAATCACCCTTATTTCCCTCCTTTTTTTTcactccttttttcttttaaaatacttGTTATGACTAATCAAAAGATTCAAATTAGGCCTGCTCCTCAATTGAATAATAGTTGGTTCAaagaatttatttctaattggaataaattatattagcagtcttttaattattagtaaatttcttttttattcatttaatgatgaaaaattataaaatggtcactcaattatttattttttatcttttctgGTCATCAGTTGGTTAACATTTTAAAAAGTTGTTATTATTAGCCCGCCagtgataaaaaaagataaaattgaatatttaagtgatcattttataatttttatagttgGGTGATAAAAACAACTTACTAATAGTTAGTGACATAGATTactcttataaatatatattactttgtaatttaaaaattgtatttacacttaaaaagaaaacaagataattaattaaattaaatttgagttatgatatcattaaaagataaatattttaattcaaaattcaaatgcCTCAAATAATTTATTGATATGTTACATCAATGTAGTTTAGGAAAGCAGCTCAGAATTTGATTTTCATTCCCTAAAACTTTTTTGTTGTTCAATTGTATTGATAAGAAGTGGAGAATCAGAACATTAACTAAGACAAGTTCAAGCCAAGATGGAGTGAAATACTAATGGATGGAGTATGAGCAGCCAGCCAGCCAGCCAGTCACCATTAAACTCACATCTCATCCCAACATCAAATCCCCATTCCATAAACTAACCCTAAAGTGCAAGCATTTATGCTTTAGAATGTTCCAACTTGCATGTggtattttgcatattttaataaaaaaagatgaagtaaaagaaatatatataatccTACATGGATAAACGAGaacattcaaacatattaagGGACAAAACACaagttttttctttattttttttttttttgaagtggGTCTTCTTTttgcacacacatatatatatacacatactttcaCTTTAAATTCTCGTTCTTtaatgaaccaaaaaaaaaattctcgttCTTTTAATGGAATTAACTTTGGTTGCTACTGCTGCAAAGCAATCTAGCAGTTCTAAGTGGTCCATCCATGGCTTCTGTCTGACCAGTCATTTCCATTAAAGAAAACAAAGCCACCCTTTTCTTAGTATCAAAGGAATGGCTTTATATTTTAATACTCTTGGCTTAATTTGCACTAATTTTCACATCATTTTTATGAAACAATCATTATATTTGTTAGTTTTAGCAATACATGTCGTATTCTATAAATCACAAAGATCTGTAATTTTCTTAAAACATCTCAGTTCATAACCTTTTGATTTAATGACAAAATCATTGTATTTTACATTACAACcctaattatataaaataaaataaaaaagtagaaTTATATCCATTCGAGAAGCATGCTAGATTGGAATAAGTGGGTCCCAAGTTGAATGTACACATAGGAACTGGTCGGATGATGTGGCAAGAGTCCAAAGAAGAGACCAGGTTGGTTGGCCCTAGTTTTGGCAGACAAAACAGAGGCAAATGATAAGAGTTAATATAGATGGGTCACCATGCTTGGGTTCTAGGATTTTGAGCGAGATAGGTACAAGCTCTTTTTACCTTATAAAAATTGTGTAGGGATTAATtagttgaattaattaattaattaaaattaataaattattcgATTCATTGTCTTATTAAAATTGATGTTgtaactttaataataatagaagGTAGCTCAACAAAAGATACTTGGCTTCTCAAGGGTATTATTCCAATTTCCAAACCCTTTATTCATGGTTGTCAGATTCTTCCAAATAACAGCCTTAATTTGCTTAGATAGCAGACATGATTTTAGTGAATCCCAAAACTCTCTCTTTTAAATTTGGGTCCCATCATTGCTTTTTTAATGCCCTTTAGAGTCCTTTCCAAATCCAACAACAGAGATAAATAACAGGGCTATCTACGGCAATGGAACATAACAACACACTGACTCAACAAAGACACGGTGTCTGTTCAGTTTGTTTGAGTTGAATTCAGTTCTGTTCCGTccagtgaaaaaaaaaatggtttgcAGTGCTCAAAGAGTGATCATATTGCTCATCTTTTTGGGGTTATTAGCACTTCAACCAGTTGAAGTGTCTGGTTTGAGAAATATAGACTTTGTCTTCAGGCATAGTCAACGTGTTCTTAAGGCTGTCGATACGAAGGGAATGAGTACTGAGAAGAAACCAGCTTTTGTAAACAACAAATTCGATCCGAATCGAACAAGCAAACGAAGAGTTCGAAGAGGATCAGATCCTATCCACAACAGGTCTTGAGTTGAATGTTGATGACAAAAAGTTTCTCAAGTGGTTAATTTCTTCAACATGGAAGATTAATAACCTCAAGAAAGTTTCAACACTTGGAGAAGTGATACAGTGCAGATAAAACTAGAAGCTCCCAAAACTGCACTGGAGGGTTGGCTGATttgttttctctttgttttcgggttttcttgttctttcttttttggtcatAGAGCTAAGTTACTCCGACTctgattaatttttttctaaaccaCCTTTGAAAGAAAGCCATATCCCATTGCCGTATCTGATACAATTAGGAAGTTGGATAGTTAAACAAAAATGAAGAGTCAAAGTAACATAGATAAAAAGATGTGTATAGCGAAGTTAGTAGAGGAAGACTGGTCCTAGAAGACATCGTCGTCGTCATCATCTTTGTACTTTTAAGTTGAATTCTGATAGATGATCAATGAAGAAATCCAAGTATAGAGTATGGTTTGAAAATTCCAGAATGATAGTAACTTTtacagcttttcttttctttcaagaCAAAATCTATCTTGTGTTTGCAGATCAGTAGcatgttcaaattattttttttgtataaatataaGTCGCAGCTTCAGTTCCAATTTAATTTGCATATATTACTTAAAGCTTCATTCAATAACGTCAAAATACTCGAATTTGATCTTGAAGATCAACCAACCAGACAAATCCTCAAAATCAAACGACTTAGTGCTTTGTTGAAGCTTTACAATATAGCTGAAACAAAGCTTAACCCGTTATGGTTTTCCACAAAAACCCAATTTATGTCATGGTCTAGAATCAAACACCTGCAAAATTTTCACCATTCTTATGGCTTGGGTTTTTGCAAATTCTACACACTTAATGCTAACTACAACAACAATGGGAAGTATTGCATGAACACCAATTAGAGTTTTAACCTCAAATGAGTCCATCAACTATGAGGTATGTGATCTTCagatatataaaaattttgaataaatatatcatgttttctttgtaaaaAGAATACACTCATCTTTGCATGCTAATAATGGTGGTGATCAATATCTTTGACTAAGGAAATGTTGAAAAACTCAGTTTGAAAAATATGCTTGTAAGCacactgaaaattttaaataaaaattttgacatctgtgatatttataataataaatatactaTTTAAGTTATACCTTTATTTTTAGAGTTGACGGATTTATTTGTTCTCGACTTTTTACTATTTAATCTTTTGCACTAATTTTAATCTTGATTTGTTAGAGTGTGAGTTATGTTGGTAAATTGATGAAAACTATGTAAACtttcaaatgagctaaaaatcaaagataaatttttatcaaaatataaaatttattttaagaaataactTGATTATATTTTGACAGAATAAGGATACAAGAGAGATGTTTTATTTTAACCATTCATCACTATAATTATATGGAAAATAGAACAAAGTGTActtgaataataatatttttaataggaAAGGAACACTCCTATTAGAAGTGTATAGGGGTGATGACCACACCCTCTCTTGGATTGGGGCATGGCCGCCCTTACCTCTTAACTGAGCCTAGTTGGACCTTGTCATGGGTctttaatcaatttatataatttatccaTACCAATAAATATATTTCTTATGCCCAAAATAttgtttattcatttaattaattaattaatttactaactCAACTCAATTTTAATCTCGTTAAAATTATGACGACTTTATTGTAATAGAATCTATGAgcaaattaatctaattaacaTGTTGTCATGAAATTATGCAGACTTATATTGTTTACTTGcaaattatttaagtaataaagaaaataatttaagtatCAAGTCATCTCTTGTTCGTAACGAGAAAACACATTTACTGCGGATAGTGATACATGCGATTTATTAACGAAAAAACCTCGCAAACTTAAACCAATGTGACCATACATTTGACACAAACAAAATATCTATCATTCAAACATTACACGTATCAATTTCCTAGACATGATAACACATGACACAAGGCTTTAATAGTTCAATTAAATTTTGGGGAGTTTGAAATCAATAAATGGGCAACATTGATACCTTGagaactataaaaaaattttacggCTTACAGGCATCGTGAAAAGGGGCCAAGGCACTCTTTCCTATAACATTCACAACTTTCTCCTCtcctattcatttatttattggcATCTACATTCTGAACATCTTAATTTCCTACAGCTCTCCACCCATTAGGTGAACCACCACAAATCATCACAACTTTTTTTGTATTAATAATTGGTGCGGTGAGCATGAATCGAACATGATACTTAACTTTCCAAATATTTTGACTTCCCCCAAGTCACGTATTTCTTAAAGCATTTTGTGTTCTCAAGCACTTAGCTTTTCGAAGCTTTCGATCTCCCCAAGTCAAGTACTTCATCTTCTCAGGCACTTAGCTTTTCAAAGCTTTTGACCTGCCCAGTTCACATACTTCTTAAAGTACTTTGTCTTCTCAAGCGCTTGGCTTTTTACAGCTTTTGACCAGCTTAGGTCACATTCACCTTCTCTAGCACTTAGTTTTTTCAGTTGTATACTTCTTAAAGTACTTCGCCTTCTTAAGctcttagatttttcaaattcaaagcTTTCAACTTTCTTAGATCACGTTGTAATAGCTCAATTTTACCCGGtctaacacaaataaataaacccaaaccaaaacaaaacaaataataaataaataaaatccatttacaaaaaaaatacacTGGCCCAAATTACAAGCCCAAGCCTTAAACAATTTTCAGACACCCTAAGAAAAAACCCAAACTCTAGCTGCCACCGCTCCTCCACTTCGCCACATCATCGGGCATGCTTCTCGAAGTCCCCTCGCCCCGAGGTCTGCCTTCTCTGCCACCATTTCACTAAAATGGTAAGGGCGCGCTTCTCCACCACCGTTGACTCAGCCCCTTGCCATGGATACctgcaaagaagaaagaaagagacaAAAACAGAGgcagaaaagcaaaaaaaaaaaattgtaattaatcgacTATAAAAGCCTAATGAACTAATTGTATTGTTTACACACAAGAAGTAATCGAAACggaatacaaataaaaaaaattaaaatgtggttcttttattttaaatctattattttattttattttataaaaaaataaaaaaaaaggttgaaaaacttaCCGGGCCGCTTCATATTCCACCACCGCGAGTGGACGAGGACACTGTCTCCGATGAAGGACAGCTCCTTTTGGCGTGAGACCTCTGAATCGTCTTTGGTTCATCTAAGGCCACATCGAAAAGGAGGGTGTGGGGTACCCATCAAAATACAGAGAAATCGAagggtttttcaattttttatggaGTTTTCGGAGATATTGACCCCAAATCTGAGTTTTGGGGGTCAAAACGGTTGAAAAGAAGGTCGGCCTGCGAATTTCAACCACTAGAGACAGTGAGTCCTATAGTCGATGACCGGTGGCTGCCGCAAGAGCTCGTCGGACCCTATAACCAGACATAGGGATGTTTGagagaaaaacaaaagagaaaggaagtttttttttcttttaaaaaaaatgagaaatgattttttttcaaaaaattttaacttaaataggGCACTggtacgacgtcgttttggcctggTTCTAGAAActccaaaacggcatcgttttgggcATAATCTGCCAACCGGACCCAACCCCCTTTAGATCCGCATGTTTCTTAAAGGGATGAGATAATTGTTGCCCATGTCCTTCCGCTTTTGAGCATGTTTTGATATAGtcctaatttaatttttcttttctcttttaaatttaccatttaatttaattttattttcattttggtcttCTGACCATTAGTCACTCCTGGAAGTAGCACGTGTATTGGGTTTGGAACAATTACCCATTTGGTCCCTATTCTTTTTCGCATGTTATATTTTAATCCCTtattttgctttatttatttatttgtttattttatataattcatactttaaattccatttaaatttcaatttaatcattcatttatttaattttaccccattaattactattttttattttagcacttaaaatttatgttgtttatattcttttttatgcatttttaggtggttattacatatttttatttatttattttctttgatattaTGATAGTGATATGACTATtgctattaatatttttattattattatagttacattattattatggtatttatttattatttatcattctaATATAGATGTTTTACCTACATGGCTAGTTTATATTACTTTGCTATTCTCATGTCATGTATCATGTTTAAATATATTCGTCCATTTTCATACTATGCCTAAATAAATTAAATGCATATCGCTTTAAATGTTACATTCATTTTTACTCGATgcataaaaagggaaattttaaaACCGAGGCAACATTCTTTATTTAGAGATTCGAGaagttgtgtcctaacttacggggttcgaCTCTCTCTTTGAACCTAAATAACCTAACATTCTTTTTAAAACTATAAACACAtgagatttaaataataattaaataatgagcaATTTTATTTTCGAGGATTCGAGATGTCGTGCTCTAACTTCCAGGACATGACCTTTTCATTTTGGTTATCTCGAAATAAGAAGGtcttttacataattttaatttaactaagtGATTGTAATTAAAAAGAACACCATGCAAAGAGGGAttgtatttcaatttctattcgaattttcaactttcgacattaagacatcaagtaatcaatttggtaccaacttTGGACGTTATGAGGGTTCTAATCATTCCTCTTACATAACTGACTTATTGGCAATCATCCATACTTTGGAAAgacaaagatatgggtatcaaaatgTTGGCACTAGAAATCTGAGATTTAAGGAACCAATAGTGGGATTGAGATTTGGCATGAGGTAATTGcaaattttggtccctaattgtatagtgaCTTTGCTAGTTGATCACTGAACCTCCACTATAAATAgacctaaccatttctcattttttCATCAACCCACATttgtcattctctacttaaggcatttttctctctctttgtaaatcttcacttgtattttggagtgaaatatatttggtagtgcccgagggcttaggcaaaatttgctgaacctcgttaaaattctagtgttctttattgtattattttgcatattttgtgagtgtgattgtagtgatttattgtgctattaaattacgatagagagATATTCTAGCTAgcaaagacttggtacttaagcgatccttgtgatctacctctctttaCTAGGAATTGAATTTAGTGTGATTTTTtattacaataattttactcttttacacgcttccgcacaacaattggtGTCCAAGCTAAATTCGTACTTGGGAAATACGACCGTTTACGATACTATTTGCGTATACGGTATTGTTCATCCATGACACTATTCATATTGACGGTACTGTTTACATATACAGTAGTTGGGactgaggagaaaaatggcaaaggcatcgtcatcagcaaagactactgtgaccaatacaaaatttgaagtagagaaatttgatggtaccaataattttggtatgtggcaatgtgagatcctagatgtcttatgtcagcaagagctggatatagtccttgaagaaaaacctgaaaagatggatgacaaggagtgggccaagatcaatagacaggcgtgtggtacaattcgcctatgtttggccaaagagcaaaagtactctgtcatgaaggagacatcagcgaagaagttgtaGGATACActagaagaaaagtttctaacgaaaagtcttgaaaataggctttatatgaaaaagaaactttatcggtTCATGTATGCACCCGATATATcaatgaatgaccatgtgaactcattcaataaaattttagcagacttgctaaatttggatgagaaatttgaagatgaagacaatgcattattgttgttgaattcccttcttgatgaatatgatcattttaccaccacattgcttcatgggaaggatacgatcacatttgat
It encodes the following:
- the LOC107919992 gene encoding uncharacterized protein, which encodes MSDHLVLGVDRLMKPEESDAGPSTEVPGSSCLLESKEKGVVNGEEEEEPLIQSAECRICQDEDSIKNLETPCACSGSLKYAHRKCVQHWCNEKGNIKCEICHQPYEPGYTALPRTQTEETSIDIGGVWTISGTPLDLRDPRLLAIAEAERQFLETEYDEYAASNASGAAFCRSAALILMGLLLLRHALNVPDPDSDEDLSTFFSLFFIRAAVFLLPCYIMAWAMSILQQRRQRQEVAAAATQVAFVLQSGQHRGMHFTIASGPQQVSV